The following are from one region of the Sandaracinus amylolyticus genome:
- a CDS encoding ABC transporter substrate-binding protein/permease, whose amino-acid sequence MRRSPAFLGLALIAALLASCDEPSESGLERVRRTGVLRWGGDVQGGEPYVFEDPARPGTLIGFEVELADAIAREMGVRAQFVQNDWSNLVPSLERGSFDVAMNGLEVTPSRADSVLFTRPYFVFAAQLVARAEDTSVTDLESLRGRRVGTLASSFSWDMLNAAGVEVVAYEGVEEPYADLEGGRLDAVLLDDIIASRYGLVRPSLRLVEDSGEGFYAVAARQGEGDLRDAIDQAIARLAASGELRRILSRWEIDHERQGRLATWTEDDTRAMLRVHGHAHFSLHHVWLFLQGAIVTLLVSASAMVLAIGLGLLLALARMYGPRGLAVPATFYVELFRGTPVLLQLYLLYFGIMPSVRHALGWHAGIESDALVAAVVGLGLNYAAYEAEIYRAGIQAIPPGQMEAAKVLGMGTMLALRRVVVPQAFRIALPGVTNDFIALLKDSSLVSVITVVELTKRMTITAIDVRSWLLPGLLCAAFYMAMSYPLSRLSQHLEQKLARQESR is encoded by the coding sequence ATGCGGCGATCTCCGGCGTTCCTCGGGCTGGCGCTGATCGCGGCGCTGCTCGCGTCGTGCGACGAGCCGAGCGAGTCGGGCCTCGAGCGGGTGCGGCGGACCGGCGTGCTGCGCTGGGGCGGCGACGTGCAGGGCGGCGAGCCCTACGTGTTCGAAGACCCCGCGCGCCCGGGCACGCTGATCGGCTTCGAGGTCGAGCTCGCCGACGCGATCGCGCGCGAGATGGGGGTGCGCGCGCAGTTCGTCCAGAACGACTGGTCGAACCTCGTGCCCTCGCTCGAGCGCGGCTCGTTCGACGTCGCGATGAACGGGCTCGAGGTCACGCCATCACGTGCCGACTCGGTGCTCTTCACGCGCCCCTACTTCGTGTTCGCGGCGCAGCTCGTCGCGCGCGCCGAGGACACCAGCGTGACGGACCTCGAGTCGCTGCGCGGGCGCCGCGTGGGCACGCTCGCGAGCTCGTTCTCGTGGGACATGCTCAACGCCGCGGGCGTCGAGGTCGTCGCGTACGAGGGCGTCGAGGAGCCCTACGCCGATCTCGAGGGAGGCCGCCTCGACGCGGTGCTGCTCGACGACATCATCGCGTCGCGATACGGGCTCGTGCGCCCCTCGCTGCGCCTCGTCGAGGACAGCGGCGAGGGCTTCTACGCGGTCGCGGCGCGCCAGGGCGAGGGCGATCTGCGCGACGCGATCGACCAGGCGATCGCGCGCCTCGCGGCGAGCGGCGAGCTGCGGCGCATCCTCTCGCGCTGGGAGATCGACCACGAGCGACAGGGGCGCCTCGCGACGTGGACCGAGGACGACACGCGCGCGATGCTGCGCGTGCACGGCCACGCGCACTTCTCGCTGCACCACGTGTGGCTCTTCCTGCAGGGCGCGATCGTCACGCTGCTCGTGAGCGCGTCGGCGATGGTGCTCGCGATCGGGCTCGGGCTGCTGCTCGCGCTCGCGCGCATGTACGGGCCGCGTGGGCTGGCGGTGCCCGCGACGTTCTACGTCGAGCTCTTCCGCGGCACGCCGGTGCTGCTGCAGCTCTACCTGCTCTACTTCGGGATCATGCCCTCGGTGCGCCACGCGCTCGGGTGGCACGCGGGGATCGAGTCCGACGCGCTGGTCGCGGCGGTGGTCGGCCTCGGGCTCAACTACGCGGCGTACGAAGCGGAGATCTATCGCGCCGGCATCCAGGCGATCCCGCCGGGACAGATGGAGGCCGCGAAGGTGCTCGGCATGGGCACGATGCTCGCGCTGCGCCGCGTGGTCGTGCCGCAGGCGTTCCGCATCGCGCTGCCCGGCGTGACCAACGACTTCATCGCGCTGCTCAAGGACAGCTCGCTGGTGTCGGTGATCACCGTGGTCGAGCTGACGAAGCGGATGACGATCACCGCGATCGACGTGCGCAGCTGGCTCCTGCCCGGCCTGCTCTGCGCCGCGTTCTACATGGCGATGAGCTATCCGCTCTCGCGTCTCTCGCAGCACCTCGAGCAGAAGCTCGCGAGACAGGAGTCGCGATGA
- a CDS encoding glutathione S-transferase family protein, translated as MITVHGNPHSTCTRKVLTTLEEKGARYDLRVVDLATKQQKSSEHLARQPFGVVPVLDHDGFEMYESRAIVRYLDRALPGVSLTPSDLRDYARMEQFVSIEQSYFSGPSIQLLYQARGGQPDAKIVDENRTKLAHTADVLDRRLGEAKYLGGASFSLGDISFMPYFALLERLGHGDIASSRKNVSRWWAEVSARESWKKVSG; from the coding sequence ATGATCACCGTCCACGGCAACCCGCACAGCACGTGCACGCGCAAGGTGCTCACCACGCTCGAGGAGAAGGGCGCGAGGTACGACCTGCGCGTCGTCGATCTCGCGACGAAGCAGCAGAAGTCGAGCGAGCACCTCGCGCGTCAGCCCTTCGGCGTGGTGCCGGTGCTCGATCACGACGGATTCGAGATGTACGAGTCGCGCGCGATCGTCCGCTACCTCGATCGCGCGCTGCCGGGCGTCTCGCTCACGCCGAGCGACCTGCGCGACTACGCGCGCATGGAGCAGTTCGTGTCGATCGAGCAGTCGTACTTCAGCGGACCGAGCATCCAGCTGCTCTACCAGGCGCGCGGCGGACAGCCCGACGCGAAGATCGTCGACGAGAACCGCACGAAGCTCGCACACACCGCGGACGTGCTCGATCGCCGGCTCGGCGAGGCGAAGTACCTGGGCGGCGCTTCGTTCTCGCTCGGCGACATCTCGTTCATGCCGTACTTCGCGCTGCTCGAGCGCCTCGGGCACGGCGACATCGCGTCCTCGCGCAAGAACGTGTCGCGCTGGTGGGCAGAGGTGTCGGCGCGAGAGAGCTGGAAGAAGGTGAGCGGCTGA
- a CDS encoding long-chain-fatty-acid--CoA ligase: MTLNIATLLRESAKRYEAKPAMVLGDVTLPYAMLHGMVQRFAGGLAKLGVHRGQHVALMLPNVPHFTIAYYGGHYAGTPIVPLNVLLTADEIAYHLDDSDAVALVVWEGFLPQAQAAFARTDSCKHLIVCKADRADLSAPEGAVNFTALLTSSDPVTDVAPTMPDETAVILYTSGTTGRPKGAELTHFNLFFNAHFVRTQLLPITHETIALGVLPLFHSFGQTCIQNATLAAGGTVVLMPRFDPDGAMQIMQKHRVNLFAGVPTMFFALLHHPESAKYDVASLRHCISGGSAMPVEVMKAFDQKYGVNTLEGYGLSETSPVASFNTLDKPKKAGSIGVPIWGCEFRLEDDQGNVVTENDKPGEICIKGHNVMKGYWKRPEATAEAIKDGWFHSGDVATRDSDGYYFIVDRKKDMIIRGGFNVYPREIEEVLYAHPAVAEAAVIGIPHASHGEEVKAVIAKKAGHESVTAEDVIAYCKERLAAYKYPRVVEFRDALPKGPTGKILKRELRT; encoded by the coding sequence ATGACGCTGAACATCGCCACGCTGCTTCGCGAGAGCGCCAAGCGGTACGAGGCCAAGCCCGCGATGGTGCTGGGCGACGTCACCCTGCCCTACGCGATGCTGCACGGGATGGTGCAGCGCTTCGCGGGCGGGCTCGCCAAGCTCGGCGTGCACCGCGGGCAGCACGTCGCGCTGATGCTCCCGAACGTGCCGCACTTCACGATCGCGTACTACGGCGGTCACTACGCCGGCACGCCGATCGTGCCGCTCAACGTGCTGCTCACCGCCGACGAGATCGCGTACCACCTCGACGACTCCGACGCGGTCGCGCTGGTCGTGTGGGAGGGCTTCCTGCCGCAGGCGCAGGCTGCGTTCGCGCGCACCGACTCGTGCAAGCACCTGATCGTGTGCAAGGCCGACCGCGCCGATCTCTCGGCGCCCGAGGGCGCGGTCAATTTCACCGCGCTCCTCACGAGCAGCGATCCCGTCACCGACGTCGCGCCGACGATGCCCGACGAGACCGCCGTCATCCTCTACACGTCGGGCACGACGGGCCGTCCGAAGGGCGCGGAGCTCACGCACTTCAACCTCTTCTTCAACGCGCACTTCGTCCGCACGCAGCTGCTGCCGATCACGCACGAGACGATCGCGCTCGGCGTGCTCCCGCTCTTCCACTCGTTCGGCCAGACCTGCATCCAGAACGCGACGCTCGCCGCGGGCGGCACCGTCGTGCTGATGCCGCGCTTCGATCCCGACGGCGCGATGCAGATCATGCAGAAGCACCGCGTGAACCTGTTCGCCGGCGTGCCGACGATGTTCTTCGCGCTGCTGCACCACCCCGAGTCCGCGAAGTACGACGTCGCGTCGCTGCGCCACTGCATCTCGGGCGGATCGGCGATGCCGGTCGAGGTGATGAAGGCGTTCGATCAGAAGTACGGCGTGAACACGCTCGAGGGCTACGGCCTCAGCGAGACGTCGCCGGTCGCCTCGTTCAACACGCTCGACAAGCCGAAGAAGGCGGGCTCGATCGGCGTGCCGATCTGGGGCTGCGAGTTCCGCCTCGAGGACGATCAGGGCAACGTCGTCACCGAGAACGACAAGCCCGGTGAGATCTGCATCAAGGGCCACAACGTCATGAAGGGGTACTGGAAGCGCCCCGAGGCGACGGCCGAGGCGATCAAGGACGGTTGGTTCCACTCGGGCGACGTCGCGACGCGCGACTCGGACGGCTACTACTTCATCGTCGATCGCAAGAAGGACATGATCATCCGCGGCGGGTTCAACGTGTACCCGCGCGAGATCGAAGAGGTCCTCTACGCGCATCCCGCGGTCGCCGAGGCCGCGGTGATCGGCATCCCGCACGCGAGCCACGGCGAAGAGGTGAAGGCCGTGATCGCGAAGAAGGCGGGACACGAGTCGGTCACCGCCGAGGACGTGATCGCGTACTGCAAGGAGCGCCTCGCCGCGTACAAGTACCCGCGCGTCGTCGAGTTCCGCGATGCGCTCCCGAAGGGCCCGACCGGGAAGATCCTGAAGCGCGAGCTCCGCACCTGA
- a CDS encoding AraC family transcriptional regulator, with protein sequence MGRDARRGARRSALDRALSRRSEITAPDRLRSDVGIETSLAPGPASGLERHTIAGGRYAVALHVGPHHTIGPTYLALLGRWAPAARAELAPEPVIEHYLTPQDTPPDQHRTEVWIRLRA encoded by the coding sequence ATGGGCCGCGACGCGCGGCGTGGTGCCCGGCGCAGCGCGCTCGATCGGGCTCTATCACGACGATCCGAGATCACCGCGCCCGATCGCCTGCGCAGCGACGTGGGCATCGAGACGTCGCTCGCGCCCGGGCCTGCGAGCGGCCTCGAGCGACACACGATCGCGGGCGGGCGCTACGCCGTCGCGCTGCACGTCGGACCGCACCACACGATCGGCCCGACCTATCTCGCGCTGCTCGGACGCTGGGCGCCCGCGGCACGCGCCGAGCTCGCGCCCGAGCCGGTGATCGAGCACTACCTGACGCCGCAGGACACGCCGCCCGACCAGCACCGCACCGAGGTCTGGATCCGGCTGCGCGCGTGA
- a CDS encoding M20/M25/M40 family metallo-hydrolase — translation MRAPCVVWLVLVVSCGSDAMREDAGIDAGTDAGRDGGRDAGPLPACGQDEPLALASCVDRSRYERDLVAIAHPREPASDHWQAVQDLCATRLESLGFEVERHDYGTGVNVIGTRVGTTTPERRVIVGAHYDHVAGCDGADDNASGVAGALEIARVLASRSFARTLVVACWDEEERGLIGSTAHAARARDAGETIDAAFVLEMIGYTSDAPGSQRLATGIDVLFPQAAREIEANESRGDFIAAIGDPASRAAIDALEAHADRIGLPFVRLDVPASVLASPVASDLRRSDHASFWASAYPGLMLSDTANFRYDSYHCGAGPDVPANLDLDFATRVVRVTVAAAAQILDAP, via the coding sequence ATGCGTGCGCCGTGCGTGGTGTGGCTCGTGCTCGTGGTGTCGTGCGGGAGCGACGCGATGCGTGAGGACGCTGGCATCGATGCGGGCACCGACGCCGGTCGCGACGGAGGACGTGACGCGGGCCCGCTGCCGGCGTGCGGGCAGGACGAGCCGCTCGCGCTCGCGAGCTGCGTCGACCGTTCCCGCTACGAGCGCGATCTCGTCGCGATCGCGCACCCGCGCGAGCCGGCGTCGGACCACTGGCAGGCGGTGCAGGACCTCTGCGCGACACGGCTCGAGTCGCTCGGGTTCGAGGTCGAGCGACACGACTACGGCACCGGCGTCAACGTGATCGGCACCCGTGTCGGGACGACCACGCCCGAGCGCCGCGTGATCGTCGGCGCGCACTACGACCACGTCGCGGGCTGCGACGGCGCCGACGACAACGCGAGCGGCGTCGCGGGCGCGCTCGAGATCGCGCGCGTGCTCGCGTCGCGCTCGTTCGCGCGGACGCTCGTCGTCGCGTGCTGGGACGAAGAGGAGCGCGGGCTGATCGGCTCGACCGCGCACGCGGCGCGCGCGAGAGACGCGGGCGAGACGATCGACGCCGCGTTCGTCCTCGAGATGATCGGCTACACCAGCGACGCGCCGGGATCGCAGCGGCTCGCAACGGGCATCGACGTGCTCTTCCCGCAGGCCGCGCGAGAGATCGAGGCGAACGAGTCGCGCGGCGATTTCATCGCAGCGATCGGCGATCCCGCATCCCGCGCCGCGATCGACGCGCTCGAGGCGCACGCCGATCGCATCGGGCTGCCCTTCGTGCGCCTCGACGTGCCCGCGTCGGTGCTCGCGTCGCCGGTCGCGTCCGATCTGCGTCGCTCCGATCACGCGTCGTTCTGGGCGAGCGCGTATCCGGGGCTGATGCTGAGCGACACCGCGAACTTCCGGTACGACAGCTACCACTGCGGCGCGGGGCCGGACGTCCCCGCGAACCTCGATCTCGACTTCGCGACGCGCGTCGTGCGCGTCACGGTCGCGGCCGCGGCGCAGATCCTCGATGCGCCGTAG
- a CDS encoding VOC family protein, with amino-acid sequence MIDHLSTYATDYAATKRFYDAVMPALGHRCVMELTASWNPEWPTQRMCAYGPGDKPIYWIIEARASSTPRHIAFAAQSRAEVDAFHRRGLETGAEDHGAPGVRAHYHPAYYGGFLLDPDGNNVEAVCHTPG; translated from the coding sequence ATGATCGATCACCTGAGCACCTACGCGACCGACTACGCCGCGACGAAGCGCTTCTACGATGCCGTGATGCCCGCGCTCGGCCACCGGTGCGTCATGGAGCTCACCGCGAGCTGGAACCCCGAGTGGCCCACGCAGCGCATGTGCGCGTACGGCCCGGGCGACAAGCCGATCTACTGGATCATCGAGGCGCGCGCGTCGTCCACGCCGCGGCACATCGCGTTCGCCGCGCAGAGCCGCGCCGAGGTCGATGCGTTCCATCGCCGCGGGCTCGAGACGGGCGCCGAGGATCACGGCGCGCCCGGCGTGCGCGCGCACTACCACCCGGCCTACTACGGCGGGTTCCTGCTCGACCCCGACGGCAACAACGTGGAAGCGGTCTGCCACACGCCCGGCTGA
- a CDS encoding response regulator: protein MPDLRANNGDPLAMIRPSVLLVDDTPANLIALSAVLSPLGVRLVEARNGREALERVTNEPFAVVLLDAQMPEMDGFEVAEHIRKLEHGREVPIIFLTAIHRDELYARRGYAKGAADYMTKPFDADILRARVKAFVDLFRQREEVRRAQLALRTEERDEAVRRLVAFERIATAVLERSDLDAFLHELLDIFAGATDEVDSAAILLRQRDDLRLRAAVGRIAQHDHSLASERIGEGFAGRIAATGQPWEIGEAASSPIVASPWFRTGDTRAIFGVPLTNDGEVLGVAFVASSETGAFAQRDKRLFLAVAERASWAVAKYEERTRLRDVLEASPALIAITRGPDHQCEFANPAFKDFFNDAGRAGVRLATLGVTGAALAVLDHVYRSGEMVSSRELPLVVDWRAGEPPDTRYLDVTAQRLRTPIGATDELLVFAVDVTAQVRARQDLEHHQSERARLLESERAARQEAEVANRAKDEFLATVSHELRTPLNAIIGWTAIARAQAPAELDRALSIIERNARSQARIIEDVLDVSRIISGQLRLEPRALHLADPLSAAVESVRPGAETKEITLDVDVAQDVTIVGDPERLQQIVWNLLANAIKFTPRGGRVALHAKRQGEVACIEVIDSGQGIEPAFLPRVFDPFRQADGSTTRRHGGLGLGLAIVKQLAAAHGGTVRAKSEGMGRGATFVVELPIGSRPTMPHGVTGLDREPVVLHGTPDVRLDGLDVLVVDDEEDARALVAEVLVARGAKVRSASSAGEALSLFEAACPDVLVSDIGMPDRDGYSLIRAIRKLPASRGGRTPAVALTAYARSEDVERAFSAGFQRHVEKPVDLSKLISLVANLGGRSFGGA from the coding sequence ATGCCCGACCTCCGCGCCAACAACGGCGACCCGCTCGCCATGATCCGCCCCAGCGTCCTGCTGGTGGACGACACCCCCGCGAACCTGATCGCGCTCTCGGCGGTGCTGAGCCCGCTCGGCGTGCGCCTCGTCGAGGCGCGCAACGGGCGGGAGGCGCTCGAGCGCGTGACGAACGAGCCCTTCGCGGTCGTGCTGCTCGACGCGCAGATGCCCGAGATGGACGGCTTCGAAGTGGCCGAGCACATCCGGAAGCTCGAGCACGGCCGCGAGGTGCCGATCATCTTCCTCACGGCGATCCATCGCGACGAGCTCTACGCGCGGCGTGGCTACGCGAAGGGCGCCGCGGACTACATGACGAAGCCCTTCGACGCCGACATCCTGCGCGCGCGGGTGAAGGCCTTCGTCGACCTCTTCCGCCAGCGCGAAGAGGTGCGTCGCGCGCAGCTCGCGCTGCGCACCGAGGAGCGCGACGAAGCGGTGCGCAGGCTCGTCGCGTTCGAGCGCATCGCGACCGCGGTGCTCGAGCGCTCCGATCTCGACGCGTTCCTCCACGAGCTACTCGACATCTTCGCGGGCGCGACCGACGAGGTGGACTCGGCGGCGATCCTGCTGCGCCAGCGCGACGATCTACGCCTCCGCGCGGCGGTCGGGCGCATCGCGCAGCACGATCACTCGCTCGCGTCGGAGCGCATCGGCGAGGGCTTCGCGGGCCGCATCGCGGCGACCGGACAGCCCTGGGAGATCGGCGAAGCGGCGAGCTCGCCGATCGTCGCGAGCCCGTGGTTCCGCACCGGCGACACCCGCGCGATCTTCGGCGTCCCACTGACGAACGACGGCGAGGTGCTCGGCGTCGCGTTCGTCGCATCGAGCGAGACCGGCGCGTTCGCGCAGCGCGACAAGCGGCTCTTCCTCGCGGTCGCGGAGCGCGCGTCGTGGGCGGTCGCGAAGTACGAGGAGCGCACGCGCCTCCGCGACGTGCTCGAGGCGTCGCCGGCGCTGATCGCGATCACGCGCGGGCCCGATCACCAGTGCGAATTCGCGAACCCGGCGTTCAAGGACTTCTTCAACGACGCGGGGCGTGCGGGCGTGCGTCTCGCGACGCTCGGCGTGACCGGGGCCGCGCTCGCGGTGCTCGATCACGTGTACCGCTCGGGTGAGATGGTGAGCTCTCGCGAGCTGCCGCTGGTCGTCGACTGGAGGGCCGGCGAGCCGCCCGATACCCGCTATCTCGACGTGACGGCCCAGCGACTGCGGACGCCGATCGGCGCGACCGACGAGCTGCTCGTCTTCGCGGTCGACGTGACCGCGCAGGTGCGCGCGAGGCAGGACCTCGAGCACCACCAGTCCGAGCGCGCGCGCCTGCTCGAGAGCGAGCGCGCGGCGCGACAGGAGGCGGAGGTCGCGAACCGCGCGAAGGACGAGTTCCTCGCGACCGTCTCGCACGAGCTGCGCACGCCGCTCAACGCGATCATCGGATGGACCGCGATCGCGCGCGCCCAGGCGCCCGCGGAGCTCGATCGCGCGCTCTCGATCATCGAGCGCAACGCGCGCTCGCAGGCGCGGATCATCGAGGACGTGCTCGACGTCTCGCGCATCATCAGCGGCCAGCTGCGTCTCGAGCCGCGCGCGCTGCACCTCGCCGATCCGCTCTCCGCGGCGGTCGAGTCGGTGCGGCCGGGCGCGGAGACGAAGGAGATCACGCTCGACGTCGACGTCGCGCAGGACGTGACGATCGTCGGCGACCCCGAGCGCCTCCAGCAGATCGTCTGGAACCTGCTCGCCAACGCGATCAAGTTCACGCCGCGCGGTGGGCGCGTCGCGCTGCACGCGAAGCGTCAGGGCGAGGTCGCGTGCATCGAGGTGATCGACAGCGGCCAGGGCATCGAGCCCGCGTTCCTGCCCCGCGTGTTCGACCCGTTCCGCCAGGCCGATGGATCGACGACGCGGCGTCACGGTGGGCTCGGCCTCGGGCTCGCGATCGTGAAGCAGCTCGCGGCCGCGCACGGCGGGACGGTGCGCGCGAAGAGCGAGGGGATGGGGCGCGGCGCGACGTTCGTCGTGGAGCTCCCGATCGGCTCGCGTCCCACGATGCCGCACGGCGTCACCGGGCTCGATCGCGAGCCGGTCGTGCTGCACGGAACGCCCGACGTGCGGCTCGACGGGCTCGACGTCCTCGTGGTCGACGACGAGGAGGATGCACGCGCGCTCGTGGCCGAGGTGCTCGTCGCGCGTGGCGCGAAGGTCCGCAGCGCGTCGAGCGCGGGCGAGGCGCTCTCGCTCTTCGAGGCGGCGTGCCCCGACGTGCTGGTGAGCGACATCGGCATGCCGGATCGCGACGGGTACTCGCTGATCCGCGCGATCCGCAAGCTCCCGGCGTCGCGCGGCGGGCGCACCCCGGCGGTCGCGCTGACCGCGTACGCGCGCAGCGAGGACGTGGAGCGAGCGTTCTCGGCGGGGTTCCAGCGGCACGTCGAGAAGCCGGTGGATCTCTCGAAGCTGATCTCGCTCGTCGCGAACCTCGGGGGTCGCTCGTTCGGCGGCGCGTAG